One genomic region from Rosa rugosa chromosome 1, drRosRugo1.1, whole genome shotgun sequence encodes:
- the LOC133718722 gene encoding anthocyanidin 3-O-glucosyltransferase 5-like — protein sequence MSEMSSKPHALLVPSPGMGHLISLLEVATCLATHHNFHATVLVVSSNTSPALSQVIQSAKSRKLLGIIELPAPSGHDTNAAGSVFTHLPAIMRDVRPSLQSAISAMEHKPSAMIVDLFGTAALTVAEEFRMLKYVTVASAWTLSLLLYAPILDKQIEGEYLDQKESLKIPGCKPVRPEDVVKPMMNRKDREYESFIRIGKEVTSVSDGILINTWEDLEPTCLKAMREHPDWKQITKVPLYTIGPMVRLAGQSGGGGLRSELLDWLDKQPRESVLYISFGSGGVLSADQITEMAWGLELSTQRFIWVVQPPNKGGAQGNDISEYLPEGFMARTHDKGLLVTTWAPQSEILAHASVGGFLSHCGWNSALESILNGLPMIAWPLYAEQKMVATLLVEELKVAIRPKVLPTKAVAGREEIEMLVRKITEQKDGDAMRARAKELKASGEKALSVGGSSSTCCLNCQGYARSIPNSSARQLGLNQILL from the coding sequence ATGTCGGAGATGAGCTCAAAACCACATGCGCTGCTAGTCCCAAGCCCCGGCATGGGCCACCTCATCTCCTTGTTGGAGGTCGCCACCTGCCTAGCCACCCATCACAACTTCCATGCCACGGTCCTCGTCGTTTCATCCAACACCTCTCCTGCTCTATCACAGGTCATCCAATCCGCCAAGTCCCGTAAGCTCCTTGGCATCATTGAGCTCCCAGCACCCTCCGGCCACGACACCAACGCCGCCGGTTCAGTGTTCACACACCTCCCAGCCATCATGCGTGATGTCCGACCATCTCTCCAATCCGCAATTTCGGCCATGGAGCACAAGCCTAGCGCCATGATCGTTGATCTTTTCGGCACTGCAGCACTCACCGTGGCAGAAGAGTTCCGTATGCTCAAGTATGTAACAGTAGCCTCTGCTTGGACGCTAAGTTTGCTTTTGTATGCGCCAATCCTGGATAAGCAGATAGAAGGAGAATATCTGGATCAAAAGGAATCGTTAAAGATCCCGGGTTGCAAGCCGGTTCGACCTGAAGATGTGGTGAAGCCGATGATGAATAGGAAGGATCGGGAATACGAATCCTTCATAAGAATTGGAAAAGAGGTTACTTCAGTGAGTGATGGAATCTTGATCAACACATGGGAGGATCTGGAGCCGACGTGTCTTAAAGCTATGAGGGAGCACCCGGACTGGAAGCAGATAACTAAGGTTCCGCTGTACACTATCGGTCCCATGGTTAGACTGGCAGGGCAGTCCGGTGGTGGTGGTCTGAGGAGTGAGTTGTTGGATTGGCTGGATAAGCAACCAAGGGAGTCTGTGCTCTATATTTCATTTGGCAGTGGTGGGGTTCTTTCGGCTGACCAGATCACAGAGATGGCTTGGGGTTTAGAGCTTAGTACGCAGAGGTTTATATGGGTGGTGCAGCCACCAAACAAAGGAGGTGCTCAAGGCAATGACATTTCGGAGTATTTGCCTGAGGGGTTCATGGCTCGGACTCATGACAAGGGTCTACTGGTCACCACTTGGGCTCCGCAGTCGGAAATCTTGGCACATGCATCCGTTGGAGGGTTCCTATCGCACTGCGGTTGGAACTCAGCGCTGGAGAGTATACTGAATGGCTTGCCAATGATCGCATGGCCACTATACGCGGAGCAGAAAATGGTTGCTACACTGCTGGTGGAGGAGCTAAAGGTGGCAATTCGACCTAAAGTCTTGCCAACAAAAGCAGTAGCAGGGAGGGAGGAGATTGAGATGCTGGTGAGGAAGATTACGGAGCAGAAAGACGGAGATGCAATGAGAGCAAGAGCTAAAGAACTGAAAGCAAGTGGGGAAAAAGCTCTCAGTGTGGGTGGGTCTTCTTCAACATGCTGTCTGAATTGTCAAGGCTATGCAAGATCAATACCGAACAGCAGTGCCAGACAGTTGGGACTGAATCAAATTCTTCTTTAG